In Oscillospiraceae bacterium, the following are encoded in one genomic region:
- a CDS encoding P-loop NTPase fold protein → MIYSDKPISTNKDDYLGRGGFAKLLAQSLLDMNNGDTFSIGLFGKWGCGKTSLVNMTLNEVDELQKNSREKNKLIVVHFEPWNFSNTDQLLSQFFIHLSNKFRSNGDKKLAKIGNALEKYSDAFEVFEVIPTFGKSLALFGKKCVSKLGKKLKKGADEKDILKQKEYVISLLEKQSNKILIVIDDIDRLNNEQIRQVFQLITSVAKFPNTIYLLVFDKEIVVKALEKVQEGSGEDYLEKIIQMPIQIPDIQQPKLRGVLFSRMDMLISEHKDICFQEEHWQRLFYSCVEPFVKSIRDINRLCNSVKFKLTTLFSEVDFTDMVAISALEIHFPAVYEWVKGNKPILTGEQDWSAFKANLKTQKDCYEFYQSQIKSLLEDSTTKYEDTNHVVVIITFLSQMFPYFGQKIGKLHETYDLNVLRMNNQIAHPDKFDRYFDLELDNIFLKKAEVLNAVNTFNQEEFMTFLLELDKKEISYDFLEEVNAMLPKISADRARTISRALIVTTAQLNTNSQKRLLFRINNYAEFLVIDLIDRINSTERIAFISDIINNADLATLQSIANIINRIELGYGRLAANGKEYEYKKIISLEELLQLEILFINKVKEMLRLHNLFNISNWRMIYYLLESFDLDYAHGYLADALNNDGNILRYLDNSVNVWSGGDTRYEFNQEYKKHLTEERILQAIKSQKESGELFLMSEKTQNICGAFYLNALGKQDYKCNLSQADVDKLLATWKSENEKS, encoded by the coding sequence GTGATTTATTCAGATAAACCAATTAGTACAAATAAAGATGATTATCTAGGCAGGGGTGGTTTTGCAAAATTGCTTGCGCAATCCCTCTTAGATATGAATAACGGCGACACTTTTTCAATTGGGCTTTTTGGGAAATGGGGTTGCGGAAAAACCTCTCTTGTAAACATGACGCTAAATGAAGTTGATGAGCTACAGAAAAACTCTAGAGAGAAAAATAAACTCATTGTAGTTCATTTCGAGCCTTGGAATTTTTCTAATACCGATCAGTTATTATCGCAATTTTTCATCCATTTATCTAACAAGTTTAGGAGTAATGGTGATAAAAAACTTGCGAAAATTGGAAATGCCCTCGAGAAGTACTCAGATGCATTTGAAGTGTTTGAAGTAATACCTACTTTCGGAAAATCTCTAGCTTTATTTGGAAAAAAGTGTGTCTCAAAGTTAGGGAAAAAACTAAAAAAAGGCGCTGATGAAAAAGACATATTAAAGCAGAAGGAATACGTTATAAGCCTTTTAGAAAAACAGTCAAACAAAATTTTGATTGTTATTGACGACATTGACCGATTGAATAACGAACAAATCCGTCAAGTTTTTCAACTAATAACGTCTGTCGCCAAATTTCCAAATACAATTTATCTTTTAGTTTTCGATAAAGAAATTGTAGTTAAAGCTTTGGAAAAAGTACAAGAAGGAAGTGGCGAAGACTACCTGGAGAAAATTATCCAAATGCCTATCCAAATACCTGACATCCAACAACCCAAGCTCAGGGGTGTATTATTTAGTCGGATGGATATGCTTATCTCTGAACATAAAGATATATGCTTTCAAGAAGAGCATTGGCAGCGGTTATTTTATTCATGTGTCGAACCGTTCGTAAAGAGTATTAGAGATATAAACCGCCTTTGTAATTCTGTAAAGTTTAAACTTACGACTTTATTCTCCGAAGTTGATTTTACAGATATGGTTGCTATATCAGCTCTAGAGATACATTTTCCAGCAGTGTATGAATGGGTTAAAGGAAATAAACCTATTTTAACGGGTGAACAAGATTGGTCAGCCTTTAAAGCAAATCTTAAAACTCAAAAAGACTGTTATGAATTTTATCAATCTCAAATAAAGTCGTTACTAGAGGACAGTACAACGAAATATGAAGATACAAATCATGTCGTAGTTATTATTACATTTCTATCCCAGATGTTTCCATATTTTGGACAGAAAATTGGTAAGCTTCATGAGACTTACGATTTGAATGTATTAAGAATGAATAATCAAATTGCGCATCCTGATAAATTTGATAGATATTTTGATCTTGAGTTGGATAACATTTTTCTAAAAAAAGCAGAAGTACTTAATGCAGTAAACACATTTAATCAAGAAGAATTTATGACTTTCCTTTTAGAACTTGATAAAAAAGAAATTAGCTATGACTTTCTTGAAGAAGTCAATGCAATGCTCCCGAAAATATCAGCAGATAGAGCCAGAACAATTTCGAGAGCATTGATAGTGACCACAGCCCAGTTGAATACAAATTCACAGAAACGCCTTTTATTTAGAATAAATAACTATGCAGAATTTCTAGTAATAGATTTGATAGATAGAATTAATTCTACGGAAAGAATTGCATTTATTTCTGATATTATTAATAATGCAGATCTTGCTACATTACAATCGATTGCTAATATCATCAATAGGATTGAATTAGGATATGGAAGACTAGCGGCCAATGGCAAAGAATATGAATATAAGAAAATTATCTCTTTAGAGGAGTTACTTCAGCTAGAAATTCTTTTTATAAATAAGGTTAAGGAAATGCTACGGCTGCACAATCTATTTAATATCAGCAATTGGAGAATGATTTATTATTTGCTTGAGAGTTTCGATTTAGACTATGCCCATGGCTATCTTGCTGATGCCTTAAATAATGATGGTAATATCCTCAGATATTTGGATAACTCTGTAAACGTTTGGTCTGGTGGAGACACAAGATATGAATTTAATCAGGAATATAAAAAACATCTAACAGAAGAGCGTATTCTGCAAGCAATCAAATCACAGAAAGAATCAGGTGAATTATTTTTAATGTCAGAAAAAACACAGAACATATGTGGCGCATTTTATTTGAATGCTTTAGGAAAGCAGGATTATAAATGTAATCTTTCTCAAGCTGATGTAGATAAGTTACTTGCAACATGGAAAAGTGAGAATGAGAAAAGCTAA
- a CDS encoding NlpC/P60 family protein: protein MVKTAKGLVDYCKAQLGKPYWYGSFGQFANTSDLDWYAKTYPVYWSDSRVAQAREKHIGQKVHDCVGLIKGYLWSADANSPAKYREDQDVSANGMRTKCTEKGDISTIPEIPGTLVFMSGHVGVYIGNGEVIEARGFQYGVVKTQLADRPWKWWGKCPWIDYSVSSAANSSQFKAGDHVTILPSAKYINGKSVPERLIGKTMNVMSLSKDGANALILQLFSRIALQYLKKI from the coding sequence ATGGTAAAAACAGCAAAAGGTCTCGTTGATTATTGTAAGGCGCAGCTCGGAAAACCGTATTGGTACGGTTCCTTTGGGCAGTTTGCAAACACAAGCGATCTTGATTGGTACGCGAAAACATACCCGGTGTACTGGTCTGATTCACGCGTAGCTCAGGCACGGGAAAAGCATATCGGACAGAAGGTACACGATTGTGTCGGGCTTATAAAAGGCTATCTGTGGAGCGCAGACGCAAACAGCCCGGCGAAATACCGCGAAGATCAGGACGTTTCCGCAAACGGTATGCGAACAAAATGCACAGAAAAAGGCGACATCAGCACAATTCCGGAAATACCTGGTACGCTTGTATTCATGTCTGGTCATGTCGGTGTGTACATAGGGAATGGCGAGGTAATCGAAGCTCGCGGCTTCCAGTACGGTGTTGTTAAAACTCAGCTTGCAGATCGTCCGTGGAAGTGGTGGGGTAAATGCCCGTGGATTGATTACAGCGTTTCATCGGCAGCGAATAGCTCTCAGTTCAAAGCTGGTGACCATGTGACGATTCTCCCCAGTGCAAAGTACATCAACGGCAAAAGCGTTCCGGAGAGACTCATCGGAAAAACAATGAACGTAATGAGCCTGTCAAAGGACGGAGCAAACGCGCTTATCCTGCAGCTCTTCAGCCGGATCGCGCTCCAGTATCTGAAAAAGATATGA
- a CDS encoding putative phage tail protein: MLRQLIDYLPPVIKNVQEYQAIMNNGEQAEISALWDAVDYALDDQFVQSATENGVERWEKILGIKPKGTDILEDRKFRILSRISEQLPYTLPVLKNMLQSLCGADGYSVEVQNELYILKVKIALVAKSNFDDVNALLKRVVPANIVIELVLMYNTWSMIKNFTWDYLKAKTWRDIKNEVLE; encoded by the coding sequence ATGCTTAGACAGTTAATTGATTATCTTCCCCCGGTCATTAAAAACGTGCAGGAATACCAAGCAATCATGAATAATGGCGAACAAGCTGAAATATCTGCTTTGTGGGATGCTGTGGATTACGCACTAGATGACCAATTCGTACAATCGGCGACTGAAAACGGTGTTGAACGGTGGGAAAAAATTTTAGGTATTAAACCCAAGGGAACAGATATTTTAGAAGATCGTAAATTCAGGATCCTTTCCCGCATCAGCGAGCAACTTCCTTACACTTTACCGGTGCTGAAAAACATGCTTCAGAGTTTATGCGGCGCGGATGGTTACAGTGTGGAAGTACAAAACGAGCTGTATATCTTGAAAGTGAAAATTGCGTTGGTTGCCAAGTCAAACTTTGATGATGTGAATGCGCTGTTAAAAAGGGTCGTTCCGGCAAATATAGTGATTGAACTTGTACTGATGTACAACACCTGGAGCATGATTAAGAATTTCACATGGGATTACCTAAAAGCCAAGACTTGGCGAGACATTAAAAATGAGGTGTTGGAATGA
- a CDS encoding baseplate J/gp47 family protein, translating to MYEDMTYDVILKRMLDRVPGTFDKREGSIIYDALAPAAIELTLVYIQMDMILNESFGDTASREYLIRRASERGIETEPATNAILKGEFTPTNIDMLNARFNLNQLNYVVTELISSGIYKVQCESTGIIGNQSFGDMIPIDYIEGLESAKLTEVLIPGEDEESTDSLRERYFNSFKSQAFGGNKHDYIEKTLALDGVGGVKIYPVWNGGGTVKVVILNSEFQIPSTALVNAVQTALDPVPNNGLGLGIAPIGHVVTVAGVTSSTINIVTEITYQNGWSWTDVKSYAEAAVDAYFKELSQAWDDNDALIARISQIETRFLDLPGIVDIANTTLNGAAQNLTLGANEIPVRGIINA from the coding sequence ATGTATGAAGATATGACATATGATGTTATCTTGAAAAGGATGCTTGACAGAGTTCCTGGCACATTTGATAAACGTGAAGGATCTATTATTTATGATGCACTAGCTCCCGCTGCAATCGAACTTACACTTGTTTACATTCAAATGGACATGATTCTTAATGAATCCTTTGGTGATACCGCATCAAGGGAATATTTAATCAGAAGGGCATCTGAAAGAGGAATTGAAACTGAACCTGCTACAAATGCGATTTTAAAAGGCGAATTCACCCCAACAAACATTGACATGCTGAATGCAAGATTCAATTTGAACCAATTGAACTATGTGGTAACTGAACTGATTTCATCAGGTATTTACAAGGTACAGTGCGAATCAACAGGAATTATTGGTAATCAAAGTTTTGGTGACATGATTCCTATTGATTACATTGAAGGATTGGAATCAGCAAAGCTGACAGAAGTTCTTATTCCTGGTGAAGATGAAGAAAGCACCGATTCTTTAAGGGAACGGTACTTTAACAGTTTTAAATCACAGGCGTTCGGGGGCAACAAACATGATTACATCGAAAAAACACTTGCGCTTGATGGTGTAGGTGGTGTAAAGATTTATCCCGTTTGGAATGGTGGCGGGACAGTTAAAGTTGTAATTTTGAATTCTGAATTCCAAATCCCATCAACGGCATTGGTCAATGCAGTGCAGACCGCACTTGATCCCGTACCCAACAATGGATTAGGACTTGGTATCGCTCCTATCGGTCATGTGGTGACCGTTGCCGGGGTTACATCATCAACAATTAACATTGTAACCGAAATCACTTATCAGAATGGCTGGAGCTGGACTGATGTGAAATCTTATGCGGAAGCGGCAGTGGATGCCTATTTCAAAGAACTAAGTCAAGCTTGGGATGATAATGACGCTTTGATTGCTCGTATCAGTCAAATTGAAACCCGCTTTCTTGACCTTCCTGGTATCGTGGACATTGCCAACACTACATTAAACGGGGCGGCACAAAATTTAACCTTGGGGGCTAATGAAATCCCGGTAAGGGGTATTATCAATGCTTAG
- a CDS encoding DUF2634 domain-containing protein gives MIPSVNGFLNSDFIIEEQPSYTYKLTNKIGGYIDSQEAIIQTIYCILNTERYQYMIYSWNYGIELIDLIGEPVNYVMPELKRRIIEALTWDKRIIEVNDFTFDVSKNEISCKFTVYTIYGEVQIQKVVNF, from the coding sequence ATGATTCCGTCAGTTAATGGATTTCTTAACAGTGATTTTATAATTGAAGAACAACCAAGTTATACATATAAACTTACCAATAAAATTGGTGGGTATATTGATTCACAGGAAGCTATAATTCAGACTATATATTGTATTTTGAACACCGAAAGGTATCAATATATGATTTATTCTTGGAATTATGGAATTGAACTTATTGACCTTATCGGTGAACCAGTAAATTATGTAATGCCTGAGTTAAAAAGGCGAATCATTGAAGCATTGACATGGGATAAAAGAATAATTGAAGTGAATGATTTCACATTTGATGTATCCAAAAATGAAATCTCTTGCAAATTTACAGTATACACTATTTATGGTGAAGTTCAAATTCAAAAGGTGGTGAATTTTTAA
- a CDS encoding DUF2577 domain-containing protein: MNLLPNLIESIKKAALDAVENSKPCAVMFGKVTSVSPMKINVEQKMTLTSAQLILTSNVTGQNSLIVGDTVVLLRMQGGQKYVVWDRVIT; encoded by the coding sequence GTGAATTTATTGCCTAATTTAATCGAGAGCATAAAAAAAGCAGCACTTGATGCGGTCGAAAATTCTAAGCCGTGCGCGGTTATGTTTGGTAAAGTCACATCTGTTTCACCTATGAAAATCAATGTTGAACAGAAAATGACACTTACATCAGCACAGCTTATTTTAACCAGTAATGTAACCGGTCAGAATAGCTTGATTGTCGGTGATACCGTTGTTCTTCTGAGAATGCAAGGTGGTCAGAAATATGTTGTATGGGATAGGGTAATAACATGA
- a CDS encoding hydrolase, with translation MNVQILIQNGNMMYSPIIQEGIVWQTERKGSPGKLTFTVVKDSVINFTEGNPVRMDIDGVKVFYGFVFSKKQSKDMNITVTAYDQIRYLKNKDIYVYTNKTASEFIKMVANDYNLNLGTIESTSFKIESRVEDNTTILDMIQNALDLERTNKKTMYVLYDECGKLTLKALERMKLDIVIDEETGENFDYTSTIDSQTYNQIKLVYENDKTSKREVYMAKDSSNINNWGILQYYDTLQKGENGQAKANALLDLYNAKTRNLKITNALGNPKVRAGSMVVVKLNLSDIMIQNFMLVESCKHTFKESEHRMDLTLRGGEFIA, from the coding sequence ATGAATGTGCAAATCCTTATTCAAAATGGAAACATGATGTATTCCCCGATTATTCAGGAAGGTATTGTTTGGCAGACAGAAAGAAAAGGTTCACCTGGGAAGCTTACTTTTACGGTTGTGAAAGACAGTGTGATAAACTTCACCGAAGGAAACCCTGTCAGAATGGATATTGACGGTGTGAAAGTTTTCTATGGCTTTGTTTTTTCAAAAAAGCAAAGCAAGGACATGAACATCACTGTCACTGCCTATGACCAAATCAGGTATTTGAAAAATAAAGACATCTATGTGTACACAAACAAAACGGCATCAGAGTTCATCAAGATGGTGGCGAATGATTACAATCTCAACCTTGGAACAATAGAAAGTACATCATTCAAGATTGAATCCAGGGTTGAGGATAATACTACCATTCTTGATATGATTCAGAATGCACTTGATTTAGAGCGGACAAACAAAAAGACCATGTATGTGCTTTATGACGAATGCGGAAAACTAACATTAAAAGCACTTGAAAGAATGAAGCTTGATATTGTCATTGATGAAGAAACTGGTGAAAATTTTGATTACACTTCCACTATCGATTCACAAACATATAACCAAATAAAATTGGTTTATGAAAATGACAAAACAAGCAAGCGCGAAGTATATATGGCAAAAGATTCTTCCAATATAAACAATTGGGGGATACTACAATATTATGACACTTTGCAGAAAGGTGAAAATGGTCAAGCAAAAGCAAATGCTCTGCTTGACCTGTATAATGCAAAAACCAGGAATTTGAAAATAACAAATGCTCTGGGTAATCCGAAGGTTAGAGCAGGAAGTATGGTTGTTGTAAAATTGAATCTAAGCGACATTATGATTCAGAACTTCATGCTTGTGGAGAGTTGCAAACACACTTTCAAGGAATCAGAACATAGGATGGATTTGACTTTAAGAGGTGGTGAATTTATTGCCTAA
- a CDS encoding LysM peptidoglycan-binding domain-containing protein translates to MAYDIYLGTMLLPVTPSKLNIKIANKNSTMVLINDGEINVLKKAGLTEVSFTALLPQTQYPFAVYKNGFQKASVFLNQLEELKTSQKPFQFIISRQMPKGGKLFDTNLKVSLEDYKIIEDAGNGFDVNAEIKLKQYRDYQTKTIALTINQASTPSQKTSNGGASSSGVIKVGDTVKVKTGAKYYYGQTVPSWVYSGTYKVYKVGVTGLSDYVVVDKTGINSPFHAADLTVITTITASSASTRSASSAPTYKTYTIKSGDTLWGIAKSRFGNGSKYIEIYNLNKTVIENAAKAHGFASSSNGNRIWAGTILQMPN, encoded by the coding sequence ATGGCGTATGATATTTATTTAGGAACAATGTTGTTACCAGTCACCCCTTCAAAGCTCAACATTAAAATAGCAAATAAGAACAGTACAATGGTGCTTATTAATGATGGTGAAATTAATGTTTTAAAGAAGGCAGGGCTAACAGAAGTTTCTTTCACAGCGTTGCTTCCACAAACACAATATCCATTTGCAGTGTATAAAAATGGTTTTCAGAAAGCAAGTGTATTTCTTAATCAGCTTGAAGAACTGAAAACCAGTCAGAAACCATTCCAATTTATTATTTCAAGGCAAATGCCGAAGGGTGGTAAGTTGTTTGACACAAATCTAAAAGTTAGTCTTGAAGATTATAAGATAATTGAGGATGCAGGTAATGGCTTTGATGTAAATGCGGAAATTAAGCTGAAACAATACAGAGATTATCAAACTAAGACCATTGCACTTACTATAAACCAGGCAAGCACACCTTCACAGAAAACTAGCAATGGTGGTGCATCTTCTTCCGGTGTAATTAAGGTTGGAGATACGGTGAAAGTAAAAACTGGAGCTAAATATTACTATGGTCAAACTGTTCCTTCATGGGTTTATAGTGGAACATATAAGGTGTATAAAGTTGGTGTAACAGGATTATCCGACTATGTGGTTGTTGATAAAACAGGCATCAATTCACCTTTTCATGCTGCGGATTTGACTGTCATAACAACAATAACTGCATCCAGTGCTTCAACAAGATCAGCAAGTTCAGCACCGACATACAAGACATACACCATAAAAAGCGGTGATACACTTTGGGGAATTGCAAAAAGTAGATTTGGTAATGGCTCAAAATACATTGAAATATATAATTTAAATAAAACTGTTATTGAAAACGCTGCAAAAGCACATGGATTTGCAAGCAGTTCTAATGGCAATCGAATTTGGGCAGGAACAATTCTTCAAATGCCAAATTAA
- a CDS encoding tape measure protein, whose translation MATIQTAIRLTDMMTSPLIDITQALNMTVSAFESIESKANSAFDSIEYEGVRERINAANVELNEIIEKIKANTDEQNKFNESLNSGVNNSNKLLSSITKLAATYLSFQTVMKAIDLSDTLALSESRLSLIVDDGGSVEELEQKIFASAQRSRAVYQDTIDTVSKLGLLAGKSFSGNDEMIAFSELMNKNFIIGGASATEQASAMYQLTQAMASGRLQGDEYRSIIENAPLLAKSIEDYMVNVKGAEGTMKDWASEGMLTADVIKAALFSSADEIEERFNEMPMTFGQIWTSIKNDALMQFQPILKNMNDIANSKQFTVLVSDVTSALVVVSGIVLGIFNMVGAVSQFMSDNWSLIAPVVYSAAIALSIYAGYLAVTNTLEMISNISRGIAAVKAYAAASANVALATSARTEAMAKASATAAQYGFNAALLACPITWIIIAIIAIIALFYLVIADINKLTGLTISATGIIFGVFTTLGAFLWNLFLDLLDLILGVINYLINPFIEFANFIGNVFTNPISSIIYLFQGMADNVLGLLEKIASALDFVFGSNMADAVAGWRSGLKEMADAAVAEYAPNENYQNVIDELDLSVDSLGLKKWSYTDAWNTGYSAGESVDEAISNFDPASLFQSNIPTADDYTNSSDPSQYLSNISDNTDSMAGSVALSEEDLKYLRDIAERDTVNRFTTAEVKVEFGGITNNVSSEADLDGMVTYLSDRVAEELEVVAEGVHE comes from the coding sequence GTGGCAACGATTCAAACGGCAATAAGATTAACAGATATGATGACTTCCCCATTGATAGATATTACACAGGCATTGAATATGACAGTAAGTGCGTTTGAATCAATTGAATCAAAAGCAAATTCAGCATTTGATTCAATTGAATATGAAGGTGTGAGAGAAAGAATCAATGCAGCAAATGTTGAACTTAATGAAATAATTGAAAAAATCAAAGCAAATACTGATGAACAAAATAAATTTAATGAATCGTTAAATAGCGGTGTAAACAACAGTAATAAGCTTTTATCATCAATAACCAAACTGGCTGCTACTTATCTGTCTTTTCAAACAGTTATGAAAGCAATCGACCTTTCTGACACTCTTGCCCTTTCGGAATCAAGGCTCTCCTTGATTGTTGATGATGGTGGTTCAGTTGAAGAATTGGAACAAAAAATTTTTGCTTCTGCTCAACGATCGAGAGCAGTATATCAAGACACTATTGACACTGTTTCAAAGCTTGGGCTGCTTGCAGGAAAGTCTTTCAGTGGAAATGACGAAATGATTGCATTTTCCGAACTGATGAACAAGAACTTCATTATTGGCGGTGCATCTGCAACAGAACAAGCTTCGGCAATGTATCAATTAACACAAGCAATGGCATCAGGAAGGCTGCAAGGTGATGAATACAGGTCAATTATAGAAAATGCACCTTTACTAGCCAAATCAATTGAAGATTATATGGTGAATGTAAAGGGCGCAGAAGGAACAATGAAAGATTGGGCATCCGAAGGTATGTTGACCGCTGATGTCATAAAAGCTGCGTTATTCAGTTCCGCTGATGAAATCGAAGAACGATTCAATGAAATGCCTATGACCTTTGGGCAGATTTGGACTTCAATAAAAAATGATGCATTGATGCAATTTCAACCTATTCTTAAAAATATGAATGATATTGCAAATTCAAAGCAATTTACCGTACTGGTTTCTGATGTGACAAGCGCTTTAGTTGTGGTTTCGGGAATTGTTCTTGGAATTTTTAATATGGTGGGTGCTGTAAGTCAGTTTATGTCTGACAATTGGTCATTGATTGCACCTGTAGTTTATAGCGCGGCAATTGCATTGAGCATATATGCAGGTTATTTAGCTGTCACCAATACTCTTGAAATGATAAGTAATATATCTAGAGGAATTGCAGCAGTAAAAGCATATGCAGCGGCATCTGCCAATGTTGCTCTAGCTACATCTGCAAGAACAGAAGCTATGGCAAAAGCAAGCGCAACTGCTGCACAATATGGATTCAATGCTGCTTTGCTAGCATGTCCTATAACTTGGATAATAATTGCAATAATTGCAATAATCGCCCTTTTTTATTTGGTTATTGCAGATATCAACAAGCTGACTGGATTAACAATTAGTGCAACTGGGATCATTTTTGGCGTATTCACCACACTTGGTGCTTTCTTGTGGAATTTGTTTCTTGACTTGCTTGATTTAATTCTTGGCGTTATTAATTATTTAATAAATCCATTCATAGAGTTTGCAAATTTTATTGGAAATGTATTCACTAACCCTATTTCTTCTATCATTTATTTATTTCAAGGTATGGCAGATAACGTTCTTGGACTCCTTGAAAAAATAGCTTCCGCTCTAGATTTCGTATTTGGTTCAAATATGGCTGATGCTGTTGCAGGATGGCGTTCAGGTCTTAAAGAAATGGCTGATGCCGCAGTTGCAGAATATGCACCGAATGAAAATTACCAGAATGTAATTGATGAATTAGATTTAAGTGTTGACAGTTTGGGGCTGAAAAAATGGTCATATACAGACGCTTGGAACACTGGTTATTCGGCGGGTGAAAGCGTTGATGAAGCAATATCAAATTTTGACCCTGCAAGCTTGTTCCAATCGAACATACCTACTGCTGATGATTATACAAACAGTTCTGACCCCTCACAATACCTGTCAAATATATCTGATAATACTGACAGCATGGCAGGTTCTGTTGCACTCTCGGAAGAAGATTTGAAGTATCTGCGTGACATTGCTGAAAGGGATACAGTTAATAGATTCACAACAGCAGAAGTCAAGGTTGAATTCGGCGGTATCACAAACAATGTTTCTTCAGAAGCTGACCTGGACGGAATGGTTACATATCTTTCTGACCGTGTTGCAGAAGAACTTGAAGTGGTTGCGGAAGGGGTGCATGAATAA
- a CDS encoding phage tail tube protein: MLNNVVMKGKDAISAKLAECFVTIEGNRYNFMQMINFEAKFEKKKTEVPILGKTGTGNKATSWKGSGSATAHYNQSIFRQLLLRYKDTGEDIYFEIQVTNDDPTSAAGRQTLVFVDCNTDGGILSKFDADGEYLDEDIDFTFEDFKMPETFVILAGMQ, translated from the coding sequence ATGCTAAATAATGTTGTGATGAAAGGCAAGGATGCAATTTCTGCAAAGCTTGCCGAATGTTTTGTTACTATTGAAGGTAACAGATATAATTTCATGCAAATGATAAACTTTGAAGCAAAGTTTGAAAAGAAAAAAACCGAAGTTCCGATTCTTGGTAAAACAGGAACGGGTAATAAAGCAACTAGCTGGAAAGGCAGCGGCTCTGCAACTGCCCACTACAATCAAAGCATCTTCCGTCAACTCCTTTTGAGATACAAAGACACCGGTGAAGATATTTACTTTGAAATTCAGGTTACAAATGATGATCCAACAAGTGCAGCAGGAAGACAGACCCTTGTGTTTGTTGACTGTAATACTGACGGTGGTATCCTGTCCAAATTTGATGCTGACGGTGAATACCTTGATGAAGACATAGATTTCACCTTTGAGGACTTCAAGATGCCTGAAACCTTTGTAATTCTCGCAGGGATGCAATAA